One window of the Lacerta agilis isolate rLacAgi1 chromosome 17, rLacAgi1.pri, whole genome shotgun sequence genome contains the following:
- the CRKL gene encoding crk-like protein, translating to MSSSSSSVASAARFDPSDRSSWYAGPLSRQEAQGRLQGQRHGTFLVRDSATCPGDYVLSVSENSRVSHYIINSLPGRRFKIGDQEFEHLPALLDFYKIHYLDTTTLIEPAPRYPAALMGSGSAPIMTAAEDNVEYVRTLYDFAGNDAEDLPFKKGEILVIVEKPEEQWWSARNKDGRVGMIPVPYVEKLVRSSPHGNRNRNSNSYGIPEPAHAYAQPQTASPLPNIANTPGAVITPLPSTQNGPVFAKAIQKRVPCAYDKTALALEVGDIVKVTRMNINGQWEGEVHGRKGLFPFTHVKIIDPQNPDENE from the exons ATGTCTTCGTCGTCCTCGTCGGTGGCGTCGGCAGCGCGCTTCGACCCGTCGGACCGCTCGTCGTGGTACGCGGGCCCGCTGTCACGGCAGGAGGCCCAGGGGCGCCTGCAGGGGCAGCGCCACGGGACCTTCCTGGTGCGGGACTCGGCCACCTGCCCCGGCGACTACGTCCTGTCCGTCTCGGAGAACTCGCGCGTCTCTCACTACATCATCAACTCGCTGCCCGGGAGGCGCTTCAAGATCGGCGACCAGGAGTTCGAGCACCTGCCGGCTCTCCTCGACTTCTACAAGATCCACTACCTGGACACCACCACCCTCATCGAGCCCGCGCCCAG GTATCCAGCTGCACTGATGGGATCTGGATCAGCCCCCATCATGACTGCTGCGGAAGATAACGTGGAATACGTCCGGACTCTTTATGACTTTGCTGGAAACGATGCAGAGGATCTgccatttaaaaagggggagatcCTGGTCATTGTAGAGAAGCCTGAAGAACAGTGGTGGAGTGCCAGAAACAAAGATGGCCGTGTTGGGATGATTCCTGTTCCTTATGTCGAGAAGCTTGTCAGATCTTCCCCACACGGAAACAGGAACAGGAATTCCAACAGCTACGGGATTCCTGAGCCTGCCCATGCTTATGCTCAGCCTCAGACGGCCAGCCCTCTTCCCAACATAGCCAATACGCCTGGGGCAGTCATCACTCCCCTTCCATCCACACAGAATGGACCAGTCTTTGCCAAAGCGATTCAAAAGAGAGTTCCATGTGCTTACGACAAGACTGCCTTGGCGCTAGAG GTTGGTGACATCGTGAAGGTCACAAGGATGAATATCAATGGTCAATGGGAAGGAGAAGTTCATGGTAGAAAAGGGCTCTTTCCTTTCACACACGTCAAAATAATTGACCCTCAGAATCCTGATGAAAACGAATGA
- the KLHL22 gene encoding kelch-like protein 22 isoform X1 has translation MAEDQELAKPAKTFPEPLAKGGSGNTYRSAQHSQALLNGLVALRDSGILFDVTLRVEGKPIEAHRILLAASCDYFRGMFAGGLREMEQEEVHIQGVSYNAMCQILNFIYTSELELGLSNVQEILTAACQLQIPEVIKFCCDFLMSWVDEENVLDVYKLADLFHLSHLSEQLDSYVLKNFVTLSRTEMYRQLPLEKVYALLSSNTLEVSSENEVYEGALLYHYTPEQVETDQVSLMEPPKLLETVRFPLMDFPVLQRLHDKLSPCPLKETVASALMYHKNECLQPMMQSPHTQLRSEFCCVVGFGGIHSTPSTVVSDQARYLNPLLGEWRHFTAALSPRMSNQGIAVLNNFVYLVGGDNNIHGFRAENRCWRYDPRHNRWFQIQSLQREHADLCVCVVGEYVYAVGGRDYHEELREVERYDPKTNTWEYVAPLRKEVYAHAGAELDGRMYVTCGRRGEDYLKELHCYDPVDNRWDSLADGPVRRAWHGMAALLGRLYVIGGSNNDSGYRRDVHQVACYSPSTAQWTTVCPLPAGHGEPGIAVLDHMIYVLGGRSHNRGIRMHYVHVYDADRDCWERGPRLEDNISGMAACVLTLPRAVITNAERWTPERQQNRLQSHRDISSEVMSMLDWEEFDHLSDN, from the exons ATGGCAGAAGATCAGGAGCTGGCCAAGCCAGCCAAGACTTTCCCGGAGCCCTTGGCCAAGGGGGGCTCCGGCAACACCTACCGTAGTGCGCAACACTCCCAGGCTTTACTGAATGGCTTGGTGGCTCTCCGGGACAGCGGCATCCTCTTTGACGTTACCCTGCGTGTGGAGGGGAAGCCGATTGAGGCTCATCGGATCCTCCTGGCTGCATCATGCGATTACTTCAG GGGGATGTTTGCTGGCGGACTAAGAGAAATGGAACAGGAAGAGGTCCACATTCAGGGTGTGTCTTATAACGCCATGTGTCAAATCCTGAACTTCATATATACTTCGGAACTGGAGCTTGGCCTCAGCAATGTGCAGGAAATACTGACTGCCGCCTGCCAGCTTCAG ATCCCGGAGGTTATCAAGTTCTGCTGCGACTTCCTCATGTCCTGGGTGGACGAGGAGAACGTCTTGGATGTGTACAAGCTGGCTGACCTTTTCCACCTGAGCCACCTGAGCGAGCAGCTGGACTCCTACGTCCTGAAAAACTTTGTCACTCTCTCCAGGACAGAAATGTACCGCCAGCTTCCCCTGGAAAAGGTCTACGCCCTCCTCAGCAGCAACACCTTGGAGGTCAGCTCTGAGAATGAGGTTTACGAGGGGGCCCTGCTCTACCATTACACTCCAGAGCAAGTGGAAACGGATCAGGTCTCCTTGATGGAACCCCCAAAGCTGCTGGAGACGGTCCGCTTCCCCTTGATGGACTTTCCTGTCCTGCAGAGGCTTCATGACAAGCTCAGCCCGTGTCCTTTGAAGGAGACAGTGGCGAGTGCTCTGATGTACCACAAGAACGAGTGCCTGCAGCCCATGATGCAGAGCCCCCACACTCAGCTGAGGTCTGAGTTTTGCTGTGTGGTGGGCTTTGGGGGGATCCACTCCACCCCTTCCACAGTCGTCAGCGACCAGGCCAGGTATCTGAACCCGCTGCTGGGAGAGTGGAGGCACTTCACAGCAGCCTTGTCCCCCAGGATGTCAAACCAGGGAATTGCAGTCCTCAACAATTTTGTCTACTTGGTTGGGGGAGATAACAACATTCATGGTTTTCGAGCAGAAAACAGGTGTTGGAG GTACGACCCACGCCACAACCGGTGGTTCCAGATCCAGTCTCTCCAGCGAGAGCATGCGGACCTCTGCGTCTGTGTGGTGGGAGAGTACGTCTACGCTGTGGGAGGACGGGACTACCACGAAGAACTGCGGGAAGTGGAAAGATACGACCCCAAAACCAACACCTGGGAATACGTGGCCCCTCTCAGGAAGGAG GTTTACGCACACGCCGGAGCCGAGTTGGACGGGCGGATGTACGTCACTTGCGGGAGGCGAGGCGAGGACTACCTGAAGGAGCTGCACTGCTATGACCCTGTAGACAATCGGTGGGACAGCCTGGCCGACGGCCCTGTCCGGAGAGCCTGGCATGGGATGGCAGCCCTGCTGGGCAGACTGTACGTGATTGGAGGGAGTAACAATGACTCTGGCTACAGGCGGGACGTTCACCAG GTGGCCTGCTATTCCCCCAGCACTGCTCAGTGGACCACTGTGTGCCCTTTGCCTGCAGGGCACGGCGAACCCGGCATTGCTGTCCTGGATCACATGATCTACGTTTTAGGGGGCAGATCCCACAACCGGGGGATTCGCATGCATTACGTCCACGTTTATGATGCTGACAGAGACTGCTGGGAGAGAGGCCCTCGGCTAGAGGACAACATCTCTGGGATGGCCGCCTGCGTCCTCACCCTGCCCAGGGCCGTTATCACGAATGCCGAGAGGTGGACCCCTGAAAGGCAGCAAAACAGGCTCCAGAGCCACCGAGACATTTCTTCAGAGGTCATGAGCATGTTAGATTGGGAGGAATTTGACCATCTGAGTGACAACTGA
- the KLHL22 gene encoding kelch-like protein 22 isoform X2: MRLLQIPEVIKFCCDFLMSWVDEENVLDVYKLADLFHLSHLSEQLDSYVLKNFVTLSRTEMYRQLPLEKVYALLSSNTLEVSSENEVYEGALLYHYTPEQVETDQVSLMEPPKLLETVRFPLMDFPVLQRLHDKLSPCPLKETVASALMYHKNECLQPMMQSPHTQLRSEFCCVVGFGGIHSTPSTVVSDQARYLNPLLGEWRHFTAALSPRMSNQGIAVLNNFVYLVGGDNNIHGFRAENRCWRYDPRHNRWFQIQSLQREHADLCVCVVGEYVYAVGGRDYHEELREVERYDPKTNTWEYVAPLRKEVYAHAGAELDGRMYVTCGRRGEDYLKELHCYDPVDNRWDSLADGPVRRAWHGMAALLGRLYVIGGSNNDSGYRRDVHQVACYSPSTAQWTTVCPLPAGHGEPGIAVLDHMIYVLGGRSHNRGIRMHYVHVYDADRDCWERGPRLEDNISGMAACVLTLPRAVITNAERWTPERQQNRLQSHRDISSEVMSMLDWEEFDHLSDN, translated from the exons ATGCGATTACTTCAG ATCCCGGAGGTTATCAAGTTCTGCTGCGACTTCCTCATGTCCTGGGTGGACGAGGAGAACGTCTTGGATGTGTACAAGCTGGCTGACCTTTTCCACCTGAGCCACCTGAGCGAGCAGCTGGACTCCTACGTCCTGAAAAACTTTGTCACTCTCTCCAGGACAGAAATGTACCGCCAGCTTCCCCTGGAAAAGGTCTACGCCCTCCTCAGCAGCAACACCTTGGAGGTCAGCTCTGAGAATGAGGTTTACGAGGGGGCCCTGCTCTACCATTACACTCCAGAGCAAGTGGAAACGGATCAGGTCTCCTTGATGGAACCCCCAAAGCTGCTGGAGACGGTCCGCTTCCCCTTGATGGACTTTCCTGTCCTGCAGAGGCTTCATGACAAGCTCAGCCCGTGTCCTTTGAAGGAGACAGTGGCGAGTGCTCTGATGTACCACAAGAACGAGTGCCTGCAGCCCATGATGCAGAGCCCCCACACTCAGCTGAGGTCTGAGTTTTGCTGTGTGGTGGGCTTTGGGGGGATCCACTCCACCCCTTCCACAGTCGTCAGCGACCAGGCCAGGTATCTGAACCCGCTGCTGGGAGAGTGGAGGCACTTCACAGCAGCCTTGTCCCCCAGGATGTCAAACCAGGGAATTGCAGTCCTCAACAATTTTGTCTACTTGGTTGGGGGAGATAACAACATTCATGGTTTTCGAGCAGAAAACAGGTGTTGGAG GTACGACCCACGCCACAACCGGTGGTTCCAGATCCAGTCTCTCCAGCGAGAGCATGCGGACCTCTGCGTCTGTGTGGTGGGAGAGTACGTCTACGCTGTGGGAGGACGGGACTACCACGAAGAACTGCGGGAAGTGGAAAGATACGACCCCAAAACCAACACCTGGGAATACGTGGCCCCTCTCAGGAAGGAG GTTTACGCACACGCCGGAGCCGAGTTGGACGGGCGGATGTACGTCACTTGCGGGAGGCGAGGCGAGGACTACCTGAAGGAGCTGCACTGCTATGACCCTGTAGACAATCGGTGGGACAGCCTGGCCGACGGCCCTGTCCGGAGAGCCTGGCATGGGATGGCAGCCCTGCTGGGCAGACTGTACGTGATTGGAGGGAGTAACAATGACTCTGGCTACAGGCGGGACGTTCACCAG GTGGCCTGCTATTCCCCCAGCACTGCTCAGTGGACCACTGTGTGCCCTTTGCCTGCAGGGCACGGCGAACCCGGCATTGCTGTCCTGGATCACATGATCTACGTTTTAGGGGGCAGATCCCACAACCGGGGGATTCGCATGCATTACGTCCACGTTTATGATGCTGACAGAGACTGCTGGGAGAGAGGCCCTCGGCTAGAGGACAACATCTCTGGGATGGCCGCCTGCGTCCTCACCCTGCCCAGGGCCGTTATCACGAATGCCGAGAGGTGGACCCCTGAAAGGCAGCAAAACAGGCTCCAGAGCCACCGAGACATTTCTTCAGAGGTCATGAGCATGTTAGATTGGGAGGAATTTGACCATCTGAGTGACAACTGA